In the genome of Perca fluviatilis chromosome 4, GENO_Pfluv_1.0, whole genome shotgun sequence, one region contains:
- the anks1ab gene encoding ankyrin repeat and SAM domain-containing protein 1A isoform X9, with protein MGLSQSFTNGACGKALDQPVGEWLEHVGLPQYESKFLLNGFDDLRFMGSNVMEDQDLRDIGITDPGHRKKILHAARSLPKVKALGCDGSTSLVSWLDSLGLHEYLPNFLSSGYRTLDCVKNLWELEIVNVIKIGALGHRKRIIASIAERPYEEAPTKSRRLSPIMFHDLLSQTTSPLSQMDPYTSRSMDMLLPLTEPDRRRRGVDQDCSVSLRSYSERPRSVDRQSERHKDSRLNLRPPNQSATYATVSTWHHQPEKLILDSCGYEATYLGSMIIRDLRGIESTQDACAKIRKSKDSRKGPVVILSITYRGVKFIDAATKTIVAEHEIRNISCAAQDPDDLFTFAYITKDLKSGHHFCHVFSCMEVTQTYEIILTLGQAFEVAYQMAMQSRARHYVPPTSLSSEVIETKTSRPVSQSWSSMRRSAGAPLLECRCCHCHTCTSHRPSFLPLHSVSPGVQIDPLEMDADMQSLGSTTWLLDQRDSHRRPVSTNSPQRSSFRIPSCELKGSSRCECVCVELVGRAVEKR; from the exons ATGGGACTCAGCCAGAGCTTTACAA ATGGGGCCTGTGGTAAAGCCCTGGACCAGCCGGTCGGAGAGTGGCTGGAGCACGTGGGGCTGCCGCAGTACGAGAGCAAGTTCCTGCTCAATGGCTTCGACGACCTACGATTCATG GGAAGTAACGTGATGGAGGACCAGGATCTCAGGGACATTGGGATCACTGACCCAGGACACAGAAAGAAAATACTCCATGCGGCACGCAGCTTGCCCAAG GTGAAAGCACTGGGCTGTGATGGCAGCACATCGCTTGTCTCCTGGCTGGACAGCCTCGGCCTGCATGAATATCTGCCCAACTTTCTTTCAAGTGGCTACCGCACACTGGACTGTGTAAAGAACCTGTGGGAGCTGGAGATTGTCAAT GTGATTAAGATTGGTGCCCTGGGCCACAGGAAGAGGATCATTGCCTCTATAGCAGAGAGACCCTACGAAGAGGCTCCGACCAAATCCCGTCGTCTGTCCCCAATTATG ttccATGACCTCCTGTCCCAGACCACATCCCCCCTCAGTCAGATGGACCCCTACACCAGTCGCTCCATGGACATGCTCCTGCCCTTGACTGAGCCGGACCGGAGGCGGAGAGGAGTTGACCAAGACTGTAGTGTTTCTCTGCGTTCATATAGTGAAAGGCCGCGCTCTGTA GACAGACAGAGTGAACGACACAAAGACTCTCGGTTAAACCTCCGCCCGCCGAACCAGTCTGCTACCTACGCCACGGTGTCCACCTGGCATCACCAGCCTGAGAAGCTCATCCTGGACTCCTGCGGGTACGAGGCAACC TACCTAGGATCAATGATAATCAGGGATCTACGAGGGATTGAGTCCACACAAGATGCCTGTGCAAAAATTAGG AAATCAAAGGATTCAAGAAAGGGTCCAGTTGTCATACTGTCCATTACCTATAGAGGGGTCAAGTTCATCGATGCAGCCACAAAG ACTATAGTTGCAGAGCATGAGATCAGAAACATCTCGTGCGCCGCCCAAGACCCAGATGACCTCTTCACTTTTGCTTACATTACCAAGGATCTAAAGAGCGGCCATCACTTCtgtcatgtcttcagctgtatGGAAGTG acacagacctaCGAGATCATCCTAACACTGGGACAGGCGTTTGAAGTGGCCTATCAGATGGCAATGCAGTCCAGGGCAAGACACTATGTCCCACCGACATCTCTGTCCTCAGAGGTCATAGAGACCAAAACCAGCCGCCCTGTATCTCAGTCGTGGAGCAGCATGCGAAGATCAGCA GGTGCCCCTCTGCTCGAATGCCGCTGCTGTCACTGTCACACGTGTACTTCCCAccgtccttccttcctcccGTTGCACTCTGTTAGCCCTGGAGTCCAG ATCGACCCCCTGGAGATGGACGCAGACATGCAGTCCCTGGGCAGCACCACCTGGCTCTTGGACCAGCGGGACTCCCACAGGCGCCCTGTCAGCACCAA CTCACCCCAGCGTTCAAGTTTCCGGATACCAAGCTGTGAGTTGAAGGGGAGCAGCcgatgtgagtgtgtgtgtgttgagttagTGGGCAGAGCAGTGGaaaagaggtag